One stretch of Zingiber officinale cultivar Zhangliang chromosome 6B, Zo_v1.1, whole genome shotgun sequence DNA includes these proteins:
- the LOC121989082 gene encoding tobamovirus multiplication protein 2A-like, with translation MACKGFWECLLKLFNFVLTVTGLAMVGYGIYLLVLWNKIAPGGDPVSPTSNDLEVLKLGRPMLIAVFSSSSFLDHLPKAWFIYLFIGVGAIILVISCFGCIGAVSRNGCCLSSFAFLVFLLIVAELAAAALIFFDHSWKDLIPDDKTGNFDIIYDFLDDNWKIAKWVALGAVILESLAFLLALIVRAANSPVEYDSDDEYITPRSSVRQPLVNRQGAPATGVPVLGNLDHRPSRNDAWSQRMREKFGLDTSEFTYNPSDPSRYQQANGLQMEESSRCTIL, from the exons ATGGCGTGCAAGGGGTTCTGGGAATGTTTGTTGAAGCTTTTCAATTTTGTTTTGACGGTCACCGGTTTGGCGATGGTGGGATATGGGATCTACTTATTGGTGCTGTGGAATAAGATCGCTCCTGGTGGCGACCCGGTTTCGCCGACGAGCAACGATCTGGAAGTCTTGAAGCTTGGGCGGCCCATGCTTATTGCCGTGTTCTCTTCGTCCAGTTTCCTTGACCATTTACCGAAAGCTTG gtttatttatttgtttataggtGTTGGGGCTATCATACTTGTTATATCATGCTTTGGTTGCATAGGAGCAGTGTCCAGGAATGGTTGCTGCCTATCTTCT TTTGCTTTCTTAGTGTTTTTGTTGATTGTAGCTGAGTTGGCTGCTGCTGCTTTAATATTCTTCGACCATAGCTGGAAGGAT CTTATTCCTGATGATAAAACTGGGAACTTTGACATTATATATGATTTTTTGGATGATAATTGGAAGATAGCTAAGTGGGTTGCTCTTGGAGCTGTCATATTAGAG AGTTTGGCATTTTTGTTGGCTCTTATAGTGAGAGCGGCTAACAGTCCTGTGGAATATGATAGCGACGATGAGTATATCACTCCAAGATCTTCTGTCCGACAGCCATTAGTGAATCGGCAAGGAGCTCCAGCAACTGGAGTACCTGTGCTTGGCAATTTGGACCATCGTCCTAGCAGGAATGATGCTTGGAGCCAaagaatgagagaaaaa TTCGGTCTCGACACCTCTGAGTTCACATACAACCCCTCTGATCCAAGTAGATACCAGCAAGCTAATGGATTGCAAATGGAAGAAAGTAGCCGTTGTACCATTCTTTGA